The Thermococcus sp. genome includes a window with the following:
- a CDS encoding DUF357 domain-containing protein, whose protein sequence is MGREITEEKLQKYFKITAEALKTLEIAVHEKSLLRSVAEDFLTMARSYFEDAKYYYEKGDYVTAFAALNYAHGFIDAGVRLGVFKGEDDRLFAFG, encoded by the coding sequence GTGGGACGGGAGATAACAGAGGAAAAGCTTCAGAAGTACTTTAAAATCACCGCTGAAGCTCTGAAGACCCTTGAAATAGCGGTTCACGAGAAGAGCCTTTTAAGGAGCGTTGCAGAGGACTTCCTCACCATGGCGAGGAGCTATTTTGAGGACGCGAAATACTACTACGAGAAAGGCGACTACGTGACTGCCTTTGCCGCGCTCAACTACGCCCACGGTTTTATAGACGCAGGTGTAAGGCTGGGGGTCTTTAAGGGAGAGGACGACAGACTGTTTGCCTTTGGCTGA
- a CDS encoding DUF555 domain-containing protein, translated as MGDYVVVLEAPIIVRDVETSEDAINVAVSKVAKALNKEKLDFVRVEIGYSQCPVCGAHFESAFVIGSVGLVGMYLTIKVYNAQTIEHAERIAKAVIGKALKKVPLKVYEIRELTEEEEGNGVELD; from the coding sequence ATGGGAGACTACGTGGTTGTTTTGGAGGCACCCATTATAGTGAGGGACGTCGAGACGAGCGAGGACGCGATAAACGTCGCGGTGAGCAAGGTGGCCAAAGCCCTCAACAAGGAGAAGCTCGACTTTGTGCGTGTTGAAATCGGCTACTCCCAGTGTCCAGTTTGCGGTGCCCACTTCGAGAGCGCCTTCGTGATAGGGTCCGTGGGTCTGGTCGGAATGTATCTCACGATCAAGGTCTACAACGCCCAGACCATCGAGCACGCCGAGAGAATAGCCAAGGCCGTCATCGGGAAGGCCCTAAAGAAGGTTCCGCTCAAGGTCTACGAGATAAGGGAGCTTACCGAGGAGGAAGAAGGGAACGGGGTCGAGTTAGACTGA
- the pyrG gene encoding glutamine hydrolyzing CTP synthase, whose protein sequence is MTKFIFVTGGVVSGLGKGITSASLGMLMKARGFRTTNIKIDPYLNYDAGTMNPYQHGEVFVLDDGGEVDLDLGNYERFLNTNLTFDHNITTGKVYSAVIEKERRGDYLGATVQVIPHITNEIKERIRAIAREYDVVVVEIGGTVGDIESMPFLEAARQMQLEEGRENVAFVHVTYVPKLKVVGEQKTKPTQHSVKELRSLGIQPDAIVARSEDPLEESARRKISLFTNVPPEAVISAYDVEDTYEVPLMLEKEGLARYLTKRLGLPEKEPELDAWREMVERYKSLEDTVEIAIVGKYVKLADSYLSIKEALKHSSVANGVKVKIRWIEAEDLERGGTKLLEGVDGIIVPGGFGARGTEGKMLAARYARENDIPFLGICFGFQLTVVEFARNVLGLKGAHSTEIDPQTPHPVVDLMPEQRGLDKLGGTMRLGAYPVKVKPGTLARELYGKELIYERHRHRWEVNPEYIDKFEKAGLVFSGIAGDDERRMEILELPDRRYFIATQFHPEFKSRPMNPAPVFRGLVKAAKEKKYGA, encoded by the coding sequence ATGACAAAGTTCATATTTGTCACGGGTGGTGTTGTCAGCGGTCTCGGAAAGGGTATAACCAGCGCTTCCCTCGGAATGCTCATGAAGGCCAGGGGCTTTAGAACGACCAACATCAAGATAGATCCCTACCTCAACTACGACGCAGGGACGATGAACCCCTACCAGCACGGAGAGGTCTTTGTCCTCGACGACGGGGGCGAGGTTGACCTCGACCTCGGCAACTACGAGCGCTTTCTCAATACAAACCTCACCTTTGACCACAACATCACCACTGGGAAGGTATATTCTGCCGTCATAGAAAAGGAGCGCAGGGGAGACTATCTCGGGGCAACCGTTCAGGTTATTCCTCACATCACCAACGAGATAAAGGAGCGCATTAGGGCCATAGCGAGGGAATACGACGTCGTTGTGGTGGAGATAGGCGGAACAGTCGGCGACATAGAGAGCATGCCCTTCCTTGAGGCTGCCCGTCAGATGCAGCTTGAGGAGGGAAGGGAGAACGTAGCCTTCGTCCACGTCACCTACGTGCCGAAGCTTAAAGTCGTGGGCGAGCAGAAGACGAAACCGACCCAGCACAGCGTTAAGGAGCTTAGAAGCCTTGGAATCCAGCCCGATGCGATAGTGGCCCGCTCGGAAGACCCTCTGGAGGAAAGTGCCAGGAGGAAGATAAGCCTCTTCACCAATGTTCCGCCGGAGGCTGTCATAAGCGCCTACGACGTTGAGGACACCTACGAGGTTCCGCTCATGCTTGAGAAGGAAGGCCTCGCCAGATACCTCACGAAGAGGCTTGGCCTTCCGGAGAAGGAGCCGGAGCTCGACGCATGGCGCGAGATGGTCGAGAGGTACAAGTCCCTGGAGGACACCGTTGAGATCGCCATAGTGGGCAAGTACGTCAAGCTTGCCGATTCGTACCTCAGCATAAAGGAGGCGCTGAAGCATTCCAGCGTTGCCAACGGCGTGAAAGTGAAAATACGCTGGATTGAGGCGGAGGACCTTGAAAGGGGCGGAACAAAACTCCTTGAGGGCGTTGACGGCATAATAGTCCCCGGTGGCTTTGGAGCGCGCGGAACGGAGGGCAAGATGCTCGCGGCCCGCTACGCGAGGGAGAACGACATCCCGTTTCTCGGTATCTGCTTCGGCTTCCAGCTCACGGTTGTCGAGTTTGCCCGCAACGTTCTGGGGCTGAAGGGCGCGCACTCCACCGAAATTGACCCCCAGACTCCTCATCCGGTCGTCGACCTAATGCCGGAGCAGAGAGGCCTTGACAAGCTTGGCGGGACGATGCGTCTCGGTGCCTACCCGGTCAAGGTAAAGCCGGGGACCCTGGCAAGGGAGCTCTACGGAAAGGAGCTGATCTACGAGCGCCACAGACACCGCTGGGAGGTAAACCCCGAGTACATTGACAAGTTCGAGAAGGCCGGTCTGGTATTCAGTGGAATAGCTGGGGACGACGAGAGGAGGATGGAGATACTCGAACTTCCAGACAGGAGGTACTTCATCGCCACGCAGTTCCATCCGGAATTTAAGTCCCGCCCCATGAACCCGGCACCGGTCTTCAGAGGGCTTGTGAAGGCGGCAAAAGAAAAGAAGTACGGGGCTTAA
- a CDS encoding 30S ribosomal protein S8e: protein MAIWQGRSLKKPSGGRIILARKKRKRELGREPAFTRVGEDREKKKIIRTYGGNRKVRLIEALYANVFENGKGRKVRILSVVENPANRQYVRRNIITKGAIIETEVGRAIVTSRPGQDGVVNAVLIKEESA from the coding sequence ATGGCTATCTGGCAGGGAAGGTCACTCAAGAAGCCTTCAGGTGGAAGGATTATCCTCGCTAGGAAGAAGAGGAAGAGGGAGCTTGGAAGGGAGCCGGCTTTCACCAGGGTCGGTGAGGACAGGGAAAAGAAGAAGATAATCAGAACCTACGGTGGAAACAGAAAGGTCCGCCTCATCGAGGCCCTCTACGCCAACGTCTTCGAGAACGGCAAGGGCCGGAAGGTTAGGATACTCAGCGTCGTTGAGAACCCGGCCAACAGGCAGTACGTCAGGAGGAACATCATCACCAAGGGAGCGATCATCGAGACCGAGGTCGGCAGGGCCATAGTCACCAGCAGGCCCGGCCAGGACGGCGTCGTCAACGCCGTTCTCATCAAGGAGGAGAGTGCCTGA
- a CDS encoding RNA-binding domain-containing protein encodes MDVNKLLALIKEGESEKVEFKRTATSDLAREICAMANAEGGYLIIGVSDDGKILGCDPRKVGEVLASSLQNITPPISIKTSTLEIGGRKVVVVKVPRSRTLCSIGGVAYIRVGSGIRPLSIQEIVMLSSELGTITWDEFPAVDVSNMRKDYVEWFFSAMKEARGREIPREDWSRYLRSAKAVKGKKLTNAGVLFFTDAQDFMPHSGGRIIRMENDQPVWSKEFSGPIWKVIDDMYAELMSQIGSVEVVTGTKRKKLPEYPPRAIREAIINAFAHRNYAIPADVRVFIYPNRLVIRNPGGLMPGVDLNDPEHVPRNPYLCGLLYDSGYIEKYGYGLRMIKSECERHGLVEVEFRSSANRFEVVFKKTSAKMLDEIDRKIIEFLSIPRRSGEIAEYVGISKPSVLNRLKKLESLGIVRPVGSGSQRRYALNR; translated from the coding sequence ATGGACGTGAACAAACTGCTGGCCCTTATAAAAGAGGGTGAAAGCGAGAAGGTTGAGTTCAAAAGAACAGCCACTTCAGACTTAGCGAGGGAAATATGCGCCATGGCAAACGCCGAAGGGGGATATCTGATTATCGGAGTCTCTGATGATGGGAAAATCCTCGGCTGCGATCCCAGAAAAGTGGGGGAGGTTCTTGCGTCCTCCCTCCAGAACATAACCCCTCCGATAAGCATTAAAACCAGTACACTCGAAATAGGCGGGAGGAAAGTCGTCGTAGTTAAGGTTCCCAGGTCAAGAACTCTTTGTTCTATTGGGGGAGTTGCATACATCCGTGTTGGCTCTGGGATAAGACCTCTGTCGATTCAGGAGATAGTCATGCTCTCCTCTGAACTCGGAACGATAACCTGGGACGAGTTTCCGGCGGTGGACGTCTCAAACATGCGGAAGGATTACGTGGAGTGGTTCTTCTCTGCGATGAAAGAGGCCAGGGGCAGGGAGATTCCAAGGGAAGACTGGAGTAGGTATCTGAGAAGTGCCAAGGCTGTAAAAGGGAAAAAACTGACCAACGCTGGGGTTCTCTTTTTCACCGATGCCCAGGATTTCATGCCTCACTCTGGGGGCAGGATAATCAGGATGGAGAACGACCAGCCCGTCTGGAGTAAGGAGTTCAGTGGACCGATCTGGAAGGTCATCGACGATATGTACGCCGAGCTGATGTCCCAGATAGGGAGTGTTGAAGTCGTGACCGGCACGAAGAGGAAGAAGCTACCCGAATACCCTCCAAGGGCTATCAGAGAGGCAATAATCAACGCCTTCGCACACAGAAACTACGCCATACCCGCAGATGTAAGGGTGTTCATCTACCCTAATAGGTTGGTGATAAGAAACCCCGGCGGCCTGATGCCTGGAGTTGATCTAAACGATCCGGAGCACGTCCCCAGAAACCCCTACTTATGTGGTCTCCTCTACGATTCCGGCTACATTGAGAAGTATGGATATGGGCTTAGGATGATAAAGAGCGAGTGCGAGAGACACGGCTTAGTTGAGGTAGAGTTCAGGAGCAGCGCAAACCGGTTTGAAGTGGTTTTCAAGAAGACCTCCGCGAAGATGCTGGACGAGATCGACAGGAAAATAATCGAGTTCCTGTCAATCCCAAGAAGGAGCGGCGAAATAGCGGAATACGTCGGCATATCAAAGCCCAGCGTCCTCAATAGGCTGAAGAAACTTGAGTCCTTGGGCATTGTACGGCCAGTTGGAAGTGGCTCCCAGAGGAGGTATGCTCTGAACCGTTAA
- a CDS encoding NOG1 family protein: MKNPFEKMPTVLTADELIDKAFRRAEKAASAFTPKGGPRAKARQREELRVRTVSNVIRDNLRKLLDRTPGVSELPPFYRELVDTLVDRDQFHRSLAHVSWAIKTIRNLEQRHVEKIRYSRDPDEIARLRRSFYGRVADVLREIADDLEYLNQARNVLKDLPVVDLELPTVVIAGHPNVGKSTLLRALTNAKPEVASYPFTTKGINVGQFEEHYLKYQVIDTPGLLDRPLSERNEVERQAILALKHLGKVIVYIFDPSEYCGYPIEEQTHLFEEIHREFGEFPFIVVLNKVDIADEEKIKAVEEFVRGKGLEPLRISALNGEGLDELRRRVIELVKPMVEEQAKRIMERELRKYREELEL, encoded by the coding sequence ATGAAGAACCCGTTCGAAAAAATGCCGACCGTGCTTACCGCTGACGAGCTCATCGATAAGGCATTCAGAAGAGCCGAGAAGGCCGCATCGGCATTCACACCAAAGGGCGGCCCGAGGGCAAAGGCGAGGCAGAGGGAGGAGCTTAGAGTAAGGACTGTCTCAAATGTGATAAGGGACAACCTCAGAAAGCTCCTGGACAGAACGCCGGGTGTTTCGGAGCTGCCCCCGTTCTACAGGGAGCTGGTTGACACGCTCGTTGACAGGGATCAGTTCCACCGTTCGCTGGCTCACGTCAGCTGGGCGATAAAGACGATACGGAATCTGGAGCAGAGGCACGTGGAGAAGATACGCTACTCCAGAGACCCTGACGAGATTGCAAGGCTCAGAAGGAGCTTCTACGGCCGCGTTGCGGATGTCCTCAGGGAAATAGCGGACGACCTGGAGTACCTCAACCAGGCCAGGAACGTACTGAAGGATCTGCCGGTCGTTGACCTTGAGCTCCCAACGGTCGTCATCGCCGGCCACCCCAACGTGGGCAAGAGTACCCTGCTGAGGGCCCTGACCAACGCGAAGCCTGAAGTTGCCAGCTACCCGTTCACCACGAAGGGCATAAACGTCGGCCAGTTCGAGGAGCACTACCTCAAATACCAGGTCATCGACACCCCGGGCCTGCTCGATAGGCCGCTGAGCGAGAGGAACGAGGTCGAGAGGCAGGCTATTTTAGCGCTCAAGCACCTCGGAAAGGTCATCGTCTACATCTTCGACCCGAGCGAGTACTGCGGCTATCCTATAGAGGAGCAGACCCATCTGTTTGAAGAGATTCACCGCGAGTTCGGAGAGTTCCCCTTCATCGTCGTCCTCAACAAGGTGGACATAGCGGACGAGGAGAAGATAAAGGCCGTTGAAGAGTTCGTCAGGGGCAAGGGTCTCGAACCGCTCAGGATCTCGGCCCTGAACGGTGAAGGCCTGGATGAGCTGAGGAGACGCGTCATAGAACTTGTCAAACCGATGGTCGAGGAGCAGGCGAAGAGGATAATGGAGAGGGAGCTGAGAAAGTACAGGGAAGAGCTTGAGCTCTGA
- a CDS encoding MBL fold metallo-hydrolase: protein MKLTVLYENHSGFKRGLLGSHGFSVLVEHAGVKVLVDTGADGGVLINNMMKLGIHPREIDHIFITHGHYDHTGGLKAFLEERGRPIQVTAHPGIFTGRIAIKPERREIGIPFSREELESLGAEFILKEGPFEFAPGFWSSGEILRRTWDRTVGYIEESGKLQKDPIPDDIALIVDLDESVAVITGCGHSGILNIAWHAEDVSEKPVKALIGGFHLRGAKKEVLDEVAGRIDAEKLYAGHCTGIDSYAHLKGRLGDRIEPLHVGKTIEL, encoded by the coding sequence ATGAAACTCACTGTACTCTACGAAAACCATTCGGGGTTCAAAAGGGGTCTCCTTGGCTCCCACGGCTTTTCCGTCCTCGTCGAACATGCGGGGGTCAAAGTTCTCGTCGATACCGGGGCCGATGGAGGAGTCCTGATAAACAACATGATGAAGCTCGGAATCCATCCCAGGGAAATCGACCACATCTTCATAACCCACGGACACTACGACCACACGGGCGGACTGAAGGCATTCCTTGAGGAGAGGGGACGGCCAATACAGGTCACTGCCCATCCCGGGATATTCACAGGAAGGATTGCCATCAAGCCGGAGCGGAGGGAGATTGGAATCCCCTTCAGCAGGGAGGAGCTGGAAAGCCTGGGAGCCGAGTTCATCCTGAAAGAGGGGCCCTTCGAGTTCGCGCCAGGATTCTGGAGTTCCGGGGAGATACTCAGGCGCACGTGGGACAGGACAGTGGGCTATATCGAAGAAAGCGGGAAGTTGCAAAAGGACCCGATTCCCGATGACATTGCCCTCATAGTGGATCTGGACGAAAGTGTGGCCGTGATAACAGGCTGCGGTCACTCAGGGATTCTCAACATAGCGTGGCACGCCGAAGACGTCAGCGAAAAACCTGTTAAGGCGCTCATTGGAGGGTTTCATCTTAGGGGAGCCAAAAAGGAAGTCCTCGATGAAGTCGCCGGGAGAATAGATGCCGAAAAGCTCTACGCCGGCCACTGTACGGGCATCGATTCGTACGCACATCTGAAGGGCAGGCTTGGTGATAGGATAGAACCGCTTCACGTTGGAAAAACCATCGAGCTTTAG
- a CDS encoding undecaprenyl-diphosphate phosphatase, translating to MVNIGEYIAPLLSGVVVALSSWLPTSPEGYSIMRLLESATPAYADYLVPAYLGVTFAVLFYFKEKIALGSQRVLRRSLDSDTKYLLYATLFTVLLGYPLLVGLEGFIDSKVADFINALIGFAIFLFALFLGRFHPLLGGTKEKIREEKDGATFVDSIVSGLLQGGALIGGLSRSGLVFFGLVVTGVTAKKALELSFLIAPVYLILKLAFVTGWDPALPVSLLFTAFISSFVASMVTMKGLLRAVEVLGERTFIAIFGLIPVFIYFVGVIL from the coding sequence ATGGTTAACATCGGTGAATATATAGCTCCCCTGCTTTCGGGCGTTGTCGTGGCGCTCTCATCTTGGCTTCCCACCAGTCCGGAGGGTTATTCAATCATGAGGCTTTTGGAGAGTGCAACGCCGGCCTATGCGGACTACCTAGTTCCGGCGTATCTGGGCGTGACTTTTGCCGTGCTCTTTTATTTCAAAGAGAAAATTGCGCTTGGGTCACAGAGGGTCCTGCGCAGGAGCCTTGACTCGGACACGAAGTATCTCCTCTATGCCACCCTCTTCACAGTCCTGCTTGGCTATCCCTTACTGGTTGGTCTGGAGGGATTCATCGACTCCAAGGTTGCCGACTTCATCAATGCCCTCATCGGATTTGCTATCTTTTTGTTCGCTCTCTTCCTCGGCCGCTTCCACCCCCTCCTGGGCGGGACCAAGGAGAAAATCCGCGAGGAAAAGGACGGAGCAACCTTCGTGGACTCCATAGTCTCCGGTCTGCTGCAGGGAGGGGCTCTGATAGGCGGCCTTTCAAGGAGCGGGCTCGTGTTCTTCGGCCTGGTCGTTACGGGGGTCACCGCCAAGAAGGCCCTTGAACTGAGCTTCCTTATAGCCCCTGTCTATCTCATACTGAAGCTCGCCTTCGTGACCGGATGGGATCCGGCGCTCCCGGTTTCGCTGCTCTTCACGGCCTTCATCTCATCATTCGTGGCAAGTATGGTTACGATGAAGGGCCTGCTTAGGGCCGTTGAGGTTTTAGGAGAGAGGACATTCATTGCGATCTTTGGTCTGATACCTGTGTTCATTTACTTCGTGGGGGTGATTCTGTGA
- the glmU gene encoding bifunctional sugar-1-phosphate nucleotidylyltransferase/acetyltransferase yields the protein MKAVILAAGKGERLRPLTDDRPKVMLKVANRPIIEYVLENLDPFVDEFIIIVRYEKEKLIDGLGDEFNGKPITYVDQLPGEGTAKAIESAKEQIGAEEFIVANGDIYFEIDGVKELVGAFKREKADAALLVKEFDDLSHFGKVEVRENLVSVVKEKPGSVPGYANLGVYIFKPDVFEFLQRTPVSKRGEYEITDTINLMIRDGKRVAYAVYSGYWNDVGRPWNLLELNEYLLKNKLKHSIRGIVEEGATIVPPVEIGEGTVVRSGAYIIGPVKIGKNSRIGPNCFIRPYTSIGDNCHIGNAVEVKNSIIMDHSNAPHLNYVGDSIIGENTNLGAGTITANLRHDKGTIRVEVKGKLEDSGRKKLGAIIGHNVKVGISVSIYPGRKIGSNSFVGPGVIVDRNVPSGSLVVVKQEKAVMKR from the coding sequence GTGAAGGCGGTTATCCTCGCCGCGGGAAAGGGTGAAAGGCTTCGCCCTCTAACGGATGACAGGCCCAAGGTGATGCTCAAAGTAGCAAACAGACCGATAATTGAGTACGTGCTTGAGAATCTGGATCCCTTTGTGGATGAGTTCATAATAATCGTTCGCTATGAAAAGGAAAAGCTGATCGACGGCCTTGGAGATGAGTTTAACGGCAAACCCATAACGTACGTTGACCAGCTTCCTGGTGAAGGTACCGCCAAGGCCATAGAGTCTGCCAAGGAGCAGATTGGTGCTGAGGAGTTTATAGTCGCCAACGGTGATATCTACTTCGAGATAGACGGAGTTAAGGAGCTTGTGGGAGCCTTCAAAAGGGAGAAGGCAGACGCTGCACTTCTGGTGAAGGAGTTCGACGATTTGAGCCATTTCGGCAAGGTCGAGGTCAGGGAAAATCTCGTCTCCGTGGTGAAGGAGAAGCCGGGCAGTGTCCCAGGTTATGCAAACCTCGGCGTCTACATCTTCAAACCCGACGTCTTTGAGTTCCTCCAAAGGACTCCCGTCAGCAAGCGTGGGGAGTACGAGATAACCGATACGATCAATCTCATGATACGGGACGGAAAACGGGTTGCCTACGCGGTTTATTCCGGTTACTGGAACGATGTGGGGAGGCCGTGGAATCTTCTGGAGCTCAACGAATATCTCCTGAAGAACAAGCTGAAGCACAGCATCAGGGGCATAGTAGAAGAAGGCGCCACGATAGTCCCTCCCGTGGAGATAGGGGAGGGGACGGTTGTCAGAAGCGGGGCATACATAATCGGGCCGGTAAAGATAGGTAAAAACTCCCGCATCGGCCCTAACTGCTTCATACGGCCGTACACGAGCATCGGTGACAACTGTCACATAGGCAACGCCGTGGAGGTCAAGAACTCGATAATCATGGATCACAGCAACGCCCCCCACCTTAACTACGTTGGGGACTCGATAATAGGGGAGAACACTAACCTCGGTGCGGGTACCATCACAGCAAACCTGAGACATGACAAGGGCACAATAAGGGTTGAGGTCAAAGGAAAGCTTGAGGACTCAGGAAGGAAAAAGCTTGGGGCCATAATCGGCCACAACGTCAAGGTTGGCATAAGCGTGAGCATATACCCGGGGAGGAAGATAGGGAGCAACTCATTCGTCGGGCCGGGGGTGATAGTCGATAGAAACGTTCCCAGCGGAAGCCTAGTGGTTGTGAAACAGGAGAAGGCGGTGATGAAGAGATGA
- a CDS encoding DUF835 domain-containing protein: protein MNPEAVVPFVNFFSRWVLFIAVAYKAYQTRDKGWVLLSTAFFINAMDVESYIFKPLGIHMAHEAYRVASQIPNFFIATLLLWGAIHLKYNTSKLKHVVFISVFLAASYIWLFLLAANVFNDNFVVETVFPAFAYSFSLIYFSRVLMEKEISTRSIDSLFPWGLILLALLNFTYPVVRNVDWLAPSAFFLGAVFRLIAAVGAFKFVFIPFFPPETQPPTVKATPPGAFVCPSKERVSEKFGNIGELSNLVVITREELDNIRGKLHPSALVFWVTRVMEGEIHKFPEIYAISPTKIDILTDLIAKAVESGYRVLYIDAVEYLIIENGFENTLKFLLNVKDHVLVANGTIILVVDPEALDPLQRRILEREFSRG from the coding sequence ATGAATCCGGAAGCCGTAGTTCCTTTTGTCAATTTTTTCTCCAGGTGGGTTCTGTTCATCGCCGTCGCATACAAGGCCTATCAGACCCGTGACAAGGGCTGGGTTCTGCTGAGCACGGCGTTCTTCATAAACGCCATGGACGTGGAGAGCTATATATTTAAGCCCCTTGGAATCCACATGGCCCACGAGGCGTATAGGGTCGCCTCTCAGATACCGAACTTCTTTATAGCGACCCTCCTCCTCTGGGGGGCTATCCACCTCAAATACAACACGAGCAAGCTCAAGCATGTCGTGTTCATCTCGGTGTTTCTGGCCGCCTCGTACATATGGCTGTTCCTGCTGGCGGCCAACGTTTTCAATGACAACTTTGTGGTAGAAACGGTATTTCCAGCTTTTGCCTACAGCTTTTCCCTTATCTATTTCAGCAGGGTTCTAATGGAGAAAGAGATATCAACCCGCAGCATAGACTCCCTCTTCCCGTGGGGGCTCATACTTCTGGCCCTTCTCAACTTCACGTATCCGGTAGTCAGGAATGTTGACTGGCTGGCTCCCAGTGCCTTTTTCCTCGGTGCCGTTTTCAGGCTGATCGCTGCGGTGGGTGCGTTCAAGTTCGTCTTCATACCGTTTTTCCCGCCGGAAACCCAGCCTCCCACTGTCAAGGCGACTCCTCCCGGGGCTTTTGTGTGCCCATCCAAGGAGAGGGTCTCCGAAAAGTTCGGGAATATTGGGGAGCTCTCAAACCTAGTTGTGATAACCAGGGAGGAGCTTGACAACATCAGGGGAAAACTGCACCCGAGCGCTCTGGTGTTCTGGGTTACGAGGGTAATGGAGGGGGAGATACACAAGTTCCCGGAGATATACGCGATAAGTCCCACCAAGATCGATATACTGACCGACCTGATAGCCAAGGCCGTGGAGAGCGGCTACCGCGTTCTGTACATAGACGCCGTGGAGTATCTGATAATAGAAAACGGCTTTGAAAACACCCTGAAGTTCCTCCTGAACGTAAAGGATCACGTGCTGGTGGCGAACGGAACGATAATACTGGTGGTGGATCCGGAAGCCCTGGACCCGCTTCAGAGAAGAATTTTAGAAAGAGAATTTTCGAGGGGGTAG
- a CDS encoding CBS domain-containing protein, whose product MVGILVQEVMTDKFQKIDIDAPLSEAIGIFEKEDPDLILVFDGNLYKGVLTQDLIVRSHLKWDPTKAKVKDVYKTAPVIKPDDDLSKAAKLMIEVDLRSLPVGESKAEIIGVISDIELLKRITQEEFGKKKVEDFMTKDVITLKPEDTVAKALATMRDHAISRIPVVNEEGKLEGLVTLHDLIIRFIKPRFRAQYGEVAGEKIPPFSMQLRDVMIRGVITISPDATLREAIATMIDNDIDGLIVVDENNRVKGVLTVKDMLLPISRMVEKEVRFYLQLGGDASVLSDFTRERIIEDVRRFVDGYEDLLGQEGIIYLYIRRFNERFRGVHLYQARMRVVTDRGVFIATGETWGAIQAVHDALRAIERQLLQKAELEKDTHYYKRFLEKMGLE is encoded by the coding sequence ATGGTCGGTATTCTTGTGCAGGAGGTTATGACCGACAAGTTCCAGAAAATAGACATCGACGCCCCGCTTTCTGAGGCGATCGGAATTTTTGAGAAGGAAGACCCCGACCTTATTCTGGTCTTCGACGGAAATCTGTACAAGGGAGTCCTGACCCAGGATCTGATAGTACGCTCCCACCTCAAGTGGGACCCAACCAAGGCCAAGGTTAAGGACGTCTACAAAACCGCTCCGGTTATCAAGCCGGACGATGACCTTAGCAAGGCCGCCAAGCTCATGATTGAGGTTGACCTGCGCTCCCTTCCCGTTGGGGAGAGCAAGGCTGAAATCATCGGGGTTATAAGCGATATAGAACTGCTCAAGAGGATAACCCAGGAAGAATTCGGGAAGAAAAAGGTTGAGGATTTCATGACCAAGGACGTTATAACCCTCAAGCCCGAAGACACCGTCGCAAAGGCGCTCGCAACGATGCGCGACCATGCGATATCAAGGATACCGGTAGTCAACGAGGAGGGCAAACTTGAGGGCCTCGTGACCCTGCACGACCTCATCATAAGGTTCATCAAGCCCCGCTTCAGGGCACAGTACGGTGAGGTGGCGGGTGAGAAGATACCCCCGTTCAGCATGCAGCTGCGCGACGTCATGATAAGGGGTGTAATAACAATATCCCCTGACGCCACGCTCAGGGAAGCCATCGCCACGATGATAGACAACGACATCGACGGCCTGATAGTCGTCGACGAGAACAACCGGGTCAAGGGTGTTCTCACTGTCAAGGACATGCTGCTGCCCATCTCAAGGATGGTCGAGAAGGAGGTTCGCTTCTACCTCCAGCTGGGCGGTGATGCATCCGTACTCAGCGACTTCACCAGGGAAAGAATAATAGAGGACGTGAGGCGTTTCGTTGACGGATATGAAGACCTCCTCGGGCAGGAAGGGATAATATACCTGTACATCAGGCGCTTCAACGAGCGCTTTAGAGGCGTCCACCTCTACCAGGCCAGAATGCGCGTCGTAACCGACAGGGGAGTGTTCATAGCAACTGGAGAAACCTGGGGAGCAATACAGGCCGTCCATGACGCCCTCCGGGCAATAGAGAGACAGCTCCTCCAGAAGGCCGAGCTTGAGAAGGACACCCACTACTACAAGCGCTTCCTGGAAAAAATGGGACTGGAGTGA